A genomic segment from Propioniciclava sp. MC1595 encodes:
- a CDS encoding YifB family Mg chelatase-like AAA ATPase has protein sequence MQASLVDVEVSVGGGLPRTVIVGLPDAALSEARSRCRAAISSSGFEWPQHLVTINLSPASLPKSGTHFDLGIVGGILAAHGSVAQGRLDDAVLMGEVGLDGSVRSTRGVLPAVLEAARAGIGHVVVPMEQVREARLVEGITVHGVGTVRELAAVLRGEQVPERLPDVVPIGTVRREPDLADVAGQDEARWAVEIAAAGAHHLSLSGPPGVGKTLLAERLPGILPDLSSGEALEVAAIRSLSGLYVDGVLPRRPPYSAPHHSASVAALVGGGSSIARPGAISLAHRGVLFLDEVPEFSPTVLEALRIPLEKGYVELARSRAATRYPARFQLVVAANPCPCGYHGLAGRMCTCPPNAVRRYRDRLSGPILDRIDMQLTLRPMNQSYLRKAMRRASEPSAAVAARVAEARARQLHRLAGLGYLTNAEVPGPVLRHELPSPQGIDLVDTAVTRGLLSARGVDKVVRIAWTLADLAGAAVPRTQDIRAALAMRRGEDVAEVRCG, from the coding sequence TTGCAGGCGAGCCTGGTCGATGTGGAGGTCTCGGTCGGGGGCGGCCTGCCCCGCACCGTGATCGTCGGGCTTCCCGACGCCGCCCTGAGCGAGGCGCGCTCGCGGTGCCGGGCGGCCATCAGCAGCAGCGGCTTCGAGTGGCCCCAGCACCTCGTCACGATCAACCTGTCCCCGGCGTCGCTGCCCAAGTCGGGCACCCACTTCGACCTCGGCATCGTCGGGGGGATCCTCGCCGCCCACGGCAGCGTGGCGCAGGGGCGCCTCGACGACGCGGTGCTCATGGGCGAGGTGGGCCTCGACGGCAGCGTCCGCAGCACCCGCGGCGTCCTGCCGGCGGTGCTGGAGGCGGCGCGCGCGGGCATCGGCCACGTGGTCGTACCCATGGAGCAGGTCCGGGAGGCCCGCCTGGTGGAGGGCATCACCGTGCACGGCGTCGGCACGGTGCGGGAACTGGCGGCCGTGCTGCGCGGCGAGCAGGTCCCTGAACGGCTGCCCGACGTGGTCCCCATCGGGACGGTCCGGCGCGAACCCGACCTGGCCGACGTCGCGGGTCAGGACGAGGCCCGCTGGGCCGTCGAGATCGCCGCCGCGGGCGCCCACCACCTGTCCCTGTCCGGGCCGCCCGGGGTGGGCAAGACCCTGCTGGCCGAGCGGTTGCCCGGGATCCTGCCCGACCTCTCGTCGGGCGAGGCGCTCGAGGTCGCGGCCATCCGGTCGCTGTCGGGGCTGTACGTCGACGGGGTGTTGCCCCGGCGTCCGCCGTACTCGGCCCCGCACCACTCGGCCTCGGTCGCGGCGCTCGTCGGCGGGGGTTCGTCGATCGCGCGGCCGGGGGCGATCTCGCTGGCCCATCGCGGCGTCCTCTTCCTGGACGAGGTGCCCGAGTTCAGCCCGACCGTGCTCGAGGCGCTGCGCATCCCGCTCGAGAAGGGCTACGTCGAACTGGCCCGGTCGCGTGCGGCCACGCGGTACCCGGCCCGGTTCCAGCTGGTCGTGGCCGCCAACCCCTGCCCCTGCGGGTACCACGGCCTGGCGGGGCGGATGTGCACCTGCCCGCCGAACGCTGTGCGGCGCTACCGCGACCGGTTGTCCGGACCGATCCTGGACCGGATCGACATGCAACTGACCCTGCGGCCGATGAACCAGTCCTACCTGCGCAAGGCCATGCGCCGCGCGTCCGAACCGAGCGCGGCCGTGGCCGCCCGGGTCGCCGAGGCCCGTGCCCGCCAGCTGCACCGGCTGGCGGGGCTGGGCTACCTGACGAACGCCGAAGTGCCGGGGCCGGTGCTGCGCCACGAGCTGCCGAGCCCGCAGGGGATCGACCTCGTCGACACGGCCGTGACCCGCGGCCTGCTGAGTGCGCGGGGCGTCGACAAGGTGGTGCGGATCGCGTGGACCCTGGCCGACCTGGCCGGTGCCGCGGTGCCGCGCACCCAAGACATCCGGGCGGCGCTGGCGATGCGTCGCGGGGAGGACGTGGCGGAGGTGCGGTGTGGCTGA
- a CDS encoding YraN family protein has protein sequence MDPRRETGERGEDLAANYLTRRGWEVLERNWRTAAGELDLVCRDPDGVVVACEVKARRGRGWGSPLEAITHDKAVRLRRLAAAWARSQAVPVPSLRVDALGVLWHPDGTASVQHVRGIEP, from the coding sequence ATGGATCCACGACGAGAGACCGGTGAGCGCGGGGAGGACCTCGCGGCCAACTACCTGACGCGGCGGGGCTGGGAGGTGCTCGAGCGCAACTGGCGCACGGCCGCCGGTGAACTCGACCTCGTGTGCCGTGACCCCGACGGGGTCGTGGTGGCGTGCGAGGTGAAGGCCCGGCGCGGGCGCGGCTGGGGATCCCCGCTCGAGGCCATCACCCACGACAAGGCCGTGCGGTTGCGGCGGCTGGCGGCCGCGTGGGCGCGCAGCCAAGCGGTGCCGGTCCCGTCGCTGAGGGTCGACGCCCTCGGCGTGCTCTGGCACCCCGACGGCACCGCGTCGGTGCAGCACGTGCGGGGGATCGAGCCGTGA
- a CDS encoding D-arabinono-1,4-lactone oxidase, with protein sequence MTWRNWSGTVTSTPTQVAVPVDAAAAAEVLVRAGAAGRTVRPLGSGHSFSAIGQPTDIAVSLAGLAGVRSHHAPSGKVWVGAGTRLRDLNRALDALGVALPNLGDIDAQTIAGAIATGTHGTGLGLYGIAAAVVGVEIATASGEVLRCVPGDGTFEAARINLGALGIVTALELQTVPAFRLRAVEGPMPLEDVLADPRAFAASADHAEFFWFPHTTVASTRRNHREGAETAPPLPGWRAVLDDEVLTNGVFALVNELGSVAPRLVPTLNRVSAAAMGSRTYADRSHRVFCSPRRVRFVESEYAVPLGSVGDVLRELRAWYGRTRAPIQFPVEVRFVAADDVWLSGAYGRETAYVAVHQYAGSDVGDSFAVFERIVAEHGGRPHWGKQHTLDAAALRAVHPRFDDFLAVRDRLDPGRVLAGPHLERILGA encoded by the coding sequence ATGACGTGGCGCAACTGGTCCGGGACGGTGACGTCCACACCGACGCAGGTGGCCGTCCCGGTCGACGCGGCGGCGGCCGCCGAGGTGCTGGTCCGTGCGGGTGCGGCGGGACGCACGGTGCGCCCGCTCGGCTCGGGGCACTCGTTCAGCGCGATCGGCCAGCCCACCGACATCGCGGTCAGCCTGGCCGGGCTCGCCGGCGTGCGCAGCCACCATGCCCCCTCCGGGAAGGTGTGGGTGGGCGCCGGGACGCGGCTGCGTGACCTCAACCGGGCGCTGGACGCCCTCGGCGTGGCCCTGCCCAACCTGGGCGACATCGACGCGCAGACAATCGCCGGGGCCATCGCCACGGGCACCCACGGCACCGGCCTGGGCCTGTACGGCATCGCGGCCGCGGTGGTCGGCGTCGAGATTGCCACGGCGTCCGGGGAGGTGCTGCGCTGCGTCCCCGGCGACGGTACCTTCGAGGCCGCCCGCATCAACCTCGGCGCGCTCGGGATCGTGACCGCGCTCGAGCTGCAGACCGTGCCCGCCTTCCGGCTGCGCGCGGTGGAGGGTCCGATGCCGCTGGAGGACGTGCTGGCCGACCCGCGGGCGTTCGCGGCGAGCGCCGACCACGCGGAGTTCTTCTGGTTCCCGCACACCACGGTCGCCTCGACCCGCCGCAACCACCGGGAGGGCGCGGAGACCGCGCCCCCGCTGCCCGGGTGGCGGGCGGTCCTCGACGACGAGGTGCTCACCAACGGCGTGTTCGCGCTGGTCAACGAACTGGGCTCGGTCGCGCCGCGGCTGGTCCCCACCCTCAATCGGGTGAGCGCCGCGGCGATGGGCTCGCGCACCTACGCCGACCGCTCCCACCGGGTGTTCTGCAGCCCGCGCCGGGTGCGGTTCGTCGAGTCGGAGTACGCGGTCCCGCTGGGGTCGGTGGGGGACGTCCTGCGCGAACTGCGGGCGTGGTACGGCCGGACGAGGGCGCCCATCCAGTTCCCCGTCGAGGTGCGGTTCGTGGCCGCCGACGATGTGTGGCTCTCGGGGGCGTACGGCCGCGAGACGGCCTACGTGGCCGTGCACCAGTACGCGGGCTCCGACGTCGGGGACTCGTTCGCGGTCTTCGAGCGGATCGTGGCCGAGCACGGCGGGCGGCCCCACTGGGGCAAGCAGCACACGCTGGACGCCGCGGCCCTGCGCGCGGTCCACCCCCGCTTCGACGACTTCCTGGCCGTCCGCGACCGGCTCGACCCCGGCCGGGTGCTCGCCGGCCCGCACCTGGAGCGCATCCTCGGGGCCTGA
- a CDS encoding DUF2469 domain-containing protein: MSTEDLEQYESELELQLYREYKDVVGIFTYAVETERRFYLCNAVDLKVRTEGGDVYYEVSMGDAWVWDMYRPARFVKSAKVLTFRDVSIEEIAHSELQVPDNL; the protein is encoded by the coding sequence ATGAGCACCGAGGACCTTGAGCAGTACGAGTCCGAGCTGGAACTCCAGCTGTACCGCGAGTACAAGGACGTCGTCGGCATCTTCACCTACGCCGTCGAGACCGAGCGCCGGTTCTACCTGTGCAACGCGGTCGACCTCAAGGTGCGCACCGAGGGCGGCGACGTCTACTACGAGGTCTCCATGGGCGATGCCTGGGTGTGGGACATGTACCGCCCGGCCCGCTTCGTGAAGTCCGCCAAGGTGCTGACCTTCCGCGACGTCTCGATCGAGGAGATCGCGCACTCCGAGCTGCAGGTTCCCGACAACCTCTGA
- a CDS encoding ribonuclease HII — translation MAFVIRRDAGLYGYERALARAGFTAVAGADEAGRGACAGPLVAAAVVLPPRPLEGLNDSKKLTAKARERLYDLITAKALAWAAVRIEPAECDTLGMHVANLEALRRAVARLEARPDFVLTDGFPVDGFGVPTLAMWKGDAVAASVSAASIIAKVTRDRIMTAYAADHPGYAFDVHKGYCTREHQAELDELGPCAIHRMKWDNVARTVRLGRT, via the coding sequence ATGGCGTTCGTCATCCGCCGCGACGCCGGGCTCTACGGCTACGAACGCGCCCTCGCCCGGGCCGGGTTCACGGCCGTCGCCGGAGCCGACGAGGCCGGGCGCGGGGCCTGCGCGGGCCCGCTGGTCGCCGCCGCCGTGGTCCTGCCGCCCCGCCCGCTGGAGGGGCTGAACGACTCCAAGAAGCTGACCGCCAAGGCTCGCGAGCGGCTCTACGACCTCATCACCGCCAAGGCGCTGGCCTGGGCCGCGGTGCGGATCGAACCCGCCGAGTGCGACACGCTCGGCATGCACGTGGCCAACCTCGAGGCGCTCCGGCGCGCCGTGGCCCGGCTCGAGGCGCGTCCCGACTTCGTGCTCACCGACGGCTTCCCGGTCGACGGGTTCGGCGTCCCCACCCTGGCGATGTGGAAGGGCGACGCGGTCGCGGCGAGCGTCTCCGCGGCGTCCATCATCGCCAAGGTGACGCGCGACCGCATCATGACCGCCTACGCGGCCGACCACCCCGGCTACGCCTTCGACGTGCACAAGGGCTACTGCACGCGTGAGCACCAGGCCGAACTCGACGAACTCGGCCCGTGCGCGATCCACCGGATGAAGTGGGACAACGTGGCCCGAACGGTTAGGCTGGGGCGAACATGA
- the lepB gene encoding signal peptidase I translates to MEREERGGGLGGFLKEVTIVVVGALIASTLLRLLLLQVFSIPSRSMESTLEVGDRVAVQKVQPFQRGDVVVFRDDLEWLGNPDMFSQEPWQDVLVFIGLMPDPSANHLVKRVVGVEGDHVVCCDADDRITVNGAPLDESEYLYRAPDGTPDQPSSFPFDVVVPAGRIFVLGDHRSASADSRCHLDTTIRGEEYAGGFPSVESVIGAAAFTLFPFDRWRTYATPAAYAGIAAAPGPAPEHPVVTVGGDGTNC, encoded by the coding sequence GTGGAGCGGGAAGAGCGGGGCGGAGGCCTCGGCGGCTTCCTGAAAGAGGTCACCATCGTGGTGGTCGGGGCGCTGATCGCGTCCACGTTGCTGCGGCTGCTCCTCCTCCAGGTGTTCTCCATCCCCTCGCGCTCCATGGAGTCGACGCTCGAGGTGGGTGACCGCGTCGCCGTGCAGAAGGTTCAACCCTTCCAGCGCGGCGACGTCGTCGTCTTCCGCGACGACCTGGAGTGGCTCGGCAACCCCGACATGTTCTCCCAGGAGCCCTGGCAGGACGTGCTGGTCTTCATCGGCCTGATGCCCGACCCGTCGGCCAACCACCTCGTCAAGCGGGTCGTCGGGGTCGAGGGCGACCACGTCGTCTGCTGCGACGCCGACGACCGGATCACGGTCAACGGCGCCCCGCTGGACGAGTCCGAGTACCTGTACCGGGCCCCCGACGGCACCCCCGACCAGCCCTCCAGCTTCCCCTTCGACGTCGTGGTGCCCGCGGGCCGCATCTTCGTGCTCGGTGACCACCGCAGCGCCTCGGCCGACTCCCGCTGCCACCTCGACACGACGATCCGGGGCGAGGAGTACGCCGGCGGGTTCCCCAGCGTCGAGTCGGTGATCGGCGCGGCCGCGTTCACCCTGTTCCCGTTCGACCGGTGGCGCACCTACGCCACCCCCGCCGCGTACGCCGGCATCGCCGCCGCGCCGGGGCCGGCCCCCGAGCATCCCGTCGTGACCGTGGGCGGCGACGGCACCAACTGCTGA
- the rplS gene encoding 50S ribosomal protein L19: protein MNKLVAEVAASQLRDDVPDFRPGDSVKVHVKVVEGNRSRIQVFAGVVIGRNGQGIGAAFTVRKVSFGTGVERTFPLHSPIIDRIEVERRGDVRRGKLYYLRGLRGKAAKIKEKRDN from the coding sequence ATGAACAAGCTTGTTGCCGAGGTCGCGGCCTCCCAGCTCCGCGACGACGTCCCCGACTTCCGCCCGGGTGACTCCGTCAAGGTCCACGTGAAGGTCGTCGAGGGCAACCGCTCCCGTATCCAGGTGTTCGCCGGCGTCGTGATCGGCCGCAACGGCCAGGGCATCGGTGCCGCCTTCACCGTCCGCAAGGTCTCCTTCGGCACCGGTGTCGAGCGCACCTTCCCGCTGCACTCCCCGATCATCGACCGCATCGAGGTCGAGCGTCGCGGTGACGTGCGCCGCGGCAAGCTGTACTACCTCCGCGGCCTCCGCGGCAAGGCTGCCAAGATCAAGGAGAAGCGCGACAACTGA
- a CDS encoding glutathione synthetase, whose product MKIGFVVNDVATELPTYTTTRLALAASQAGHEVSLMGLGDFAYEPDGSMSARARQASGKRYRSLERYLEDVQKPEVVKQLDIGEFDVVMLRNDPAEDANEKPWAATAAIAFGQLFAEAGVLVVNDPSSLANALSKAYFQHFPKTVRPRTLISRDEALISSFIDELGGKAVLKPLQGSGGSGVFLVDRKESPNLSQIIEAIARDGYVVAQEYLKEAEEGDIRMFVMNGVPLQVDGAYAAFRRRNTTGDMRSNMKVGGKAEAVDVTPEMLHMVDLIRPKLVADGMFLVGLDIVGDKLMEVNVFTPGGLGSCQALYDVDFAPAVIADLERKRRIAQHYGSELDNLRLATL is encoded by the coding sequence ATGAAGATCGGGTTCGTCGTCAACGACGTCGCCACCGAACTGCCCACCTACACCACCACCCGGCTCGCCCTGGCCGCCAGCCAGGCCGGCCACGAGGTCTCGCTCATGGGGCTGGGCGACTTCGCCTACGAACCCGACGGCTCGATGAGCGCGCGGGCGCGCCAGGCCTCGGGCAAGCGGTACCGCAGCCTGGAGCGCTACCTCGAGGACGTGCAGAAGCCCGAGGTCGTCAAGCAGCTCGACATCGGCGAGTTCGACGTCGTGATGCTCCGCAACGACCCGGCCGAGGACGCCAACGAGAAGCCCTGGGCGGCCACCGCGGCCATCGCCTTCGGCCAGCTGTTCGCCGAGGCCGGCGTGCTGGTGGTCAACGACCCGAGCTCCCTGGCCAACGCCCTGTCCAAGGCGTACTTCCAGCACTTCCCCAAGACCGTGCGGCCCCGCACCCTGATCTCCCGCGACGAGGCGCTCATCTCGTCCTTCATCGACGAACTGGGCGGCAAGGCCGTGCTCAAGCCCCTGCAGGGCTCCGGCGGCAGCGGCGTGTTCCTCGTGGACCGCAAGGAGTCGCCGAACCTCAGCCAGATCATCGAGGCGATCGCCCGCGACGGCTACGTGGTGGCGCAGGAGTACCTGAAGGAGGCCGAAGAGGGCGACATCCGCATGTTCGTCATGAACGGGGTGCCCCTGCAGGTGGACGGCGCGTACGCCGCCTTCCGCCGCCGCAACACCACCGGCGACATGCGCTCCAACATGAAGGTCGGCGGCAAGGCCGAGGCGGTCGACGTCACGCCCGAGATGCTGCACATGGTCGACCTGATCCGGCCCAAGCTCGTCGCCGACGGCATGTTCCTGGTCGGCCTCGACATCGTGGGGGACAAGCTCATGGAGGTGAACGTGTTCACCCCGGGCGGGCTCGGCAGCTGCCAGGCGCTCTACGACGTGGACTTCGCCCCCGCCGTCATCGCCGACCTCGAGCGCAAGCGCCGCATCGCCCAGCACTACGGATCAGAGCTCGACAACCTGAGGCTCGCCACCCTGTAG
- a CDS encoding flavohemoglobin expression-modulating QEGLA motif protein yields MTGLATTDLVIDHAVAQVGGAIQFLLDVTPINSDEVLTAYAEGDRMPRFAYRDLQTDPDVAQGMLDLIDLDAVSDPTLGALLRAKHREMTLQLDLLRARDTPDFLPLSLELYGGVAPALRDIAEHLLEHVPRGAGRGEQVGAVEFHALACAEIEHYKEQDPDIEMNAEVRHDVAGVLVSGDTLLIAETSAVQSARTNALLQHEVGTHLVTQVNGSAQPIRVLGTGLAGYDETQEGLAVLAEVACGGLTPFRLRQLAARVLTVHRLVSGASFSESFEALMELGFPQGSAFTTTMRAYRSGGLTKDAIYLRGLVDLLHHVRDGGELDLLFLGKFSLRDLPLIADLRDRGVLNPPRLRPRYLDDPDAMPRMVRASQLESLSELIGVAA; encoded by the coding sequence ATGACGGGGCTGGCGACCACCGACCTCGTCATCGACCACGCGGTCGCCCAGGTCGGCGGTGCGATCCAGTTCCTGCTCGACGTGACGCCGATCAACTCCGACGAGGTGCTGACCGCCTACGCGGAGGGGGACCGGATGCCGCGGTTCGCCTACCGCGACCTGCAGACCGACCCCGACGTCGCCCAGGGCATGCTCGACCTGATCGACCTCGACGCGGTGTCCGACCCCACGCTGGGGGCGCTGCTGCGCGCCAAGCATCGCGAGATGACCCTGCAGCTCGACCTGCTGCGGGCGCGGGACACCCCTGACTTCCTGCCGCTGTCGCTGGAGCTGTACGGGGGCGTGGCGCCCGCCCTGCGCGACATCGCCGAGCACCTGCTCGAGCACGTGCCCCGCGGCGCCGGCCGCGGCGAGCAGGTGGGCGCGGTGGAGTTCCACGCCCTCGCGTGCGCCGAGATCGAGCACTACAAGGAGCAGGACCCCGACATCGAGATGAACGCCGAGGTGCGCCACGACGTCGCCGGCGTCCTCGTGTCGGGGGACACGCTGCTGATCGCCGAGACCTCGGCAGTCCAGTCGGCGCGCACCAACGCGCTGCTGCAGCACGAGGTCGGCACCCACCTGGTCACCCAGGTCAACGGGTCCGCGCAGCCCATCCGGGTCCTGGGCACCGGGCTGGCCGGGTACGACGAGACCCAGGAGGGGCTCGCCGTCCTCGCCGAGGTGGCATGCGGGGGGCTCACGCCCTTCCGGCTGCGCCAGCTGGCCGCGCGGGTCCTGACCGTGCACCGGCTGGTGTCCGGGGCGTCCTTCTCGGAGTCGTTCGAGGCCCTGATGGAGCTCGGCTTCCCGCAGGGCAGCGCCTTCACCACGACCATGCGCGCCTACCGTTCCGGCGGCCTGACCAAGGACGCCATCTACCTGCGCGGCCTGGTGGACCTGCTCCACCACGTCCGCGACGGGGGAGAGCTCGACCTGCTGTTCCTGGGCAAGTTCTCCCTGCGGGACCTGCCGCTGATCGCCGACCTGCGCGACCGCGGCGTCCTCAACCCGCCCCGCCTGCGCCCCCGCTACCTCGACGACCCCGACGCGATGCCCCGCATGGTCCGGGCGTCCCAGTTGGAATCCCTCAGCGAATTGATCGGAGTCGCCGCATGA
- a CDS encoding N-formylglutamate amidohydrolase, protein MGRPYSYHGDWDSRVVATAIHNGHDLRPDVAEQMVLPETDRLREEDPHTGRLAAALPSHLVVHRSRFEVDLNRPREQAVYRTPADCWDLEVWRDTALPDDVVDGSLELYDAFHADLAERLDALAAQGPFVLYDVHTYNHRRDGAEAPASDPEENPEVNVGTGSLDRERFGHVVDAFSEALAGTPVSWGKLDVRENVRFQGGHLSKWIHARYPGTGCCLALEFRKSFMDEWTAEVDEGRLAELIAALAGTVPAVEAALAEGPTG, encoded by the coding sequence ATGGGCCGCCCGTACAGCTACCACGGCGACTGGGACTCTCGCGTCGTGGCGACCGCCATCCACAACGGACACGACCTCAGGCCCGACGTGGCCGAGCAGATGGTGCTCCCCGAGACCGACCGGCTGCGTGAGGAGGACCCGCACACCGGGCGCCTCGCCGCCGCGCTCCCCAGCCACCTCGTCGTCCACCGCTCGCGCTTCGAGGTCGACCTGAACCGGCCGCGCGAGCAGGCCGTCTACCGGACGCCCGCGGACTGCTGGGACCTCGAGGTCTGGCGCGACACCGCGCTGCCCGACGACGTGGTGGACGGCTCGCTGGAGCTCTACGACGCGTTCCACGCCGACCTTGCCGAGCGCCTGGACGCCCTCGCCGCGCAGGGTCCGTTCGTGCTCTACGACGTCCACACCTACAACCACCGCCGCGACGGGGCCGAGGCGCCGGCGTCCGACCCCGAGGAGAACCCCGAGGTCAACGTGGGCACCGGCTCGCTGGATCGGGAGCGGTTCGGGCACGTGGTCGACGCCTTCTCCGAGGCACTCGCCGGCACGCCCGTAAGCTGGGGCAAGCTGGACGTCCGCGAGAACGTCCGCTTCCAGGGCGGCCACCTGAGCAAGTGGATCCACGCCCGCTACCCGGGCACCGGGTGCTGCCTGGCCCTGGAGTTCCGCAAGTCGTTCATGGACGAGTGGACCGCCGAGGTCGACGAGGGGCGCCTGGCCGAGCTCATCGCGGCGCTGGCCGGCACCGTGCCGGCGGTCGAGGCCGCGCTGGCGGAAGGGCCCACCGGATGA
- a CDS encoding DUF6498-containing protein yields MTHPIEAPARPVGRRREIGLALALNLVFVAGVLFWGWPAGNVLLLFWVENVLMGVGTLVRILTAEVEPQTRRPVFFTLHYGIFCVVHLVFVAVLSFWMGAEFTVGALLVPALLVLVRHAADLVTVWFGAGVRHRTTPMQAFVLPYPRMIVLHVTTILGWGLMLGSLTMPGMEPTGLAAILARLREAFAGLGVEVTSAGLVVVLLVLVKMAFEALTAGRPVQWTIGDQRFTTH; encoded by the coding sequence GTGACCCACCCCATTGAGGCCCCCGCCAGGCCCGTCGGGCGCCGCCGCGAGATCGGCCTCGCCCTCGCCCTCAACCTCGTCTTCGTCGCCGGCGTCCTGTTCTGGGGCTGGCCGGCCGGCAACGTCCTGCTGCTGTTCTGGGTGGAGAACGTGCTGATGGGCGTGGGCACCCTCGTCCGGATCCTCACGGCAGAGGTGGAGCCGCAGACGCGGCGTCCGGTCTTCTTCACCCTGCACTACGGGATCTTCTGCGTGGTGCACCTGGTGTTCGTCGCCGTCCTGTCGTTCTGGATGGGCGCCGAGTTCACCGTCGGCGCGCTGCTCGTGCCGGCCCTGCTCGTGCTCGTGCGGCACGCCGCCGACCTGGTCACGGTGTGGTTCGGCGCGGGCGTCCGCCACCGGACCACCCCCATGCAGGCGTTCGTGCTGCCCTACCCGCGCATGATCGTGCTGCACGTGACCACGATCCTGGGCTGGGGCCTCATGCTCGGATCCCTCACCATGCCCGGCATGGAGCCGACCGGCCTGGCCGCGATCCTCGCCCGCCTCCGGGAGGCGTTCGCCGGCCTCGGCGTCGAGGTCACCTCCGCGGGCCTGGTCGTCGTCCTCCTCGTGCTGGTCAAAATGGCGTTCGAGGCCCTCACCGCGGGCCGCCCGGTGCAGTGGACGATCGGCGACCAGCGGTTCACCACCCACTGA
- a CDS encoding succinate dehydrogenase/fumarate reductase iron-sulfur subunit, whose product MIINLRVWRQANAQSAGKMVSYRVENVSEDMSFLEMLDLLNEDLTVKGEEPIAFDHDCREGICGMCGVVINGTAHGRGNSPVPTTTCQLHMRSFADGATIDVEPWRAGAFPVIKDLVVDRTAFDRIIQAGGFISINAGSAPEAHSVPAPKIQADRAFDAATCIGCGACVAACPNGSGMLFTAAKITHLAMLPQGQPERYSRVKTMVAQHDADGFGGCTNIGECAAVCPKQIPLDTISALNRDLMKSLFKKDGK is encoded by the coding sequence GTGATCATCAACCTGCGCGTCTGGCGCCAGGCCAACGCCCAGTCGGCCGGCAAGATGGTCAGCTACCGGGTCGAGAACGTGTCCGAGGACATGTCGTTCCTGGAGATGCTCGACCTGCTGAACGAGGACCTGACGGTGAAGGGCGAGGAGCCCATCGCGTTCGACCACGACTGCCGCGAGGGCATCTGCGGCATGTGTGGCGTCGTGATCAACGGCACCGCGCACGGTCGCGGCAACTCCCCGGTCCCGACCACCACGTGCCAGCTGCACATGCGCTCGTTCGCCGATGGGGCCACCATCGACGTCGAGCCGTGGCGGGCCGGTGCGTTCCCGGTCATCAAGGACCTCGTCGTCGACCGCACCGCGTTCGACCGCATCATTCAGGCCGGTGGCTTCATCTCGATCAACGCCGGTTCGGCCCCCGAGGCCCACTCGGTGCCGGCCCCGAAGATCCAGGCCGACCGCGCGTTCGACGCGGCCACCTGCATCGGCTGCGGCGCGTGCGTGGCCGCCTGCCCCAACGGGTCGGGCATGCTCTTCACCGCCGCGAAGATCACCCACCTGGCGATGCTGCCGCAGGGCCAGCCCGAGCGGTACAGCCGCGTCAAGACGATGGTGGCCCAGCACGACGCCGACGGCTTCGGTGGCTGCACCAACATCGGCGAGTGCGCGGCGGTCTGTCCCAAGCAGATCCCGCTGGACACGATCAGCGCCCTGAACCGCGACCTCATGAAGTCGCTGTTCAAGAAGGACGGCAAGTAG